In one window of Actinomycetota bacterium DNA:
- a CDS encoding VWA domain-containing protein, translated as MAQRRTTLNTILPADEYAIESVVARYQSVAPAVTRLARSLTGNDELHVLLGPNPSASADEIVLNPATFQAAYARNAPVTAREVALASALHEVVHLIATDLTEQRRVPDSWGLDYGDEPVDLLTVLAGRPETEALFFVLEDARQEKTNLGRYPGALSVLADLYHAAHRPALETSGPLAQFALLCFLKAGGYVVNARGLHPNATAAVAEAEHLLDEVGDARDPWEVADLTTKLVEIARRHRLLSTAGANHTRSDADTIREGVDEVRLHSPVVQDADGYQSTRDAAEARSGASGRKAPSQLAGEASTDQLLRVSQAPTIYLPTGQKGKLVVSSFPARFRSFATQGRAAMADAARRWSVAQHHVSGELHPLFVANQRRGLRAGYDAGDLSPYAALFLGAGLYRRMYERRDLPTRRAYSVSLLIDGSASMLQRSGHWPMAAATLGAWTLAHLADELQVEFEVALFNRSFAARADDTERSFTQRRRRTMGGLRQSRGTDAQRLTNTINHYLIKTFDDSWRGAEDLLAGLFWAAMEPAKAAASARRDEAGAPPVSLFDKAANVDEYNLVHAAERMARRRSNVRVLVVLSDGLTRGSASALAATARDIERTGTTVLGIGIGDATVQDTYGRFEIAEQPEELTRAMVDGVRGALRRSLALWGVDTWWGRAARAEPKEPTRG; from the coding sequence GTGGCACAGCGCCGAACCACCCTCAACACCATCCTTCCGGCGGACGAGTACGCCATCGAGTCCGTCGTTGCACGCTATCAGTCGGTCGCGCCCGCCGTCACTCGACTCGCCCGATCGCTGACCGGAAACGACGAGTTGCATGTACTGCTCGGCCCTAACCCATCCGCGAGCGCCGACGAGATCGTCCTCAACCCGGCCACCTTCCAGGCCGCGTACGCGCGCAACGCTCCGGTGACCGCTCGGGAGGTGGCGCTCGCCTCGGCGCTCCACGAGGTCGTACACCTCATCGCAACGGACCTGACCGAGCAACGCCGAGTCCCCGACTCGTGGGGTCTCGACTATGGAGACGAGCCGGTCGACCTCCTCACGGTGCTCGCCGGGCGTCCCGAGACGGAGGCACTGTTCTTCGTTCTCGAGGATGCCCGACAGGAGAAGACGAACCTCGGCCGGTATCCGGGTGCCCTGTCGGTGCTGGCGGACCTGTATCACGCCGCACACCGACCTGCGCTCGAAACGTCCGGGCCCCTCGCGCAGTTCGCCCTCTTGTGCTTTCTCAAAGCCGGCGGATACGTCGTGAACGCGCGCGGCCTGCATCCGAACGCAACCGCCGCCGTCGCCGAGGCGGAACATCTCCTCGACGAGGTCGGCGATGCTCGGGACCCCTGGGAAGTCGCCGATCTCACCACCAAACTCGTGGAGATCGCCCGGCGGCATCGGCTGCTGTCGACCGCGGGAGCAAACCACACCAGGTCGGACGCGGACACCATCCGCGAAGGGGTCGACGAAGTCCGGCTCCACTCCCCCGTCGTCCAGGACGCGGACGGCTATCAAAGCACAAGGGACGCCGCCGAGGCACGGTCGGGAGCCTCCGGCCGCAAGGCTCCCTCCCAGCTGGCCGGCGAGGCATCGACCGACCAGTTGTTGCGCGTCAGCCAGGCCCCGACGATCTATCTGCCCACCGGCCAGAAGGGCAAGCTGGTCGTGTCCTCATTCCCCGCCCGCTTTCGCTCGTTCGCAACGCAAGGGCGTGCCGCCATGGCGGATGCCGCTCGCCGCTGGTCGGTGGCACAACACCACGTTTCCGGAGAGTTGCACCCCCTCTTCGTCGCCAATCAGCGGCGCGGCCTCAGAGCCGGGTACGACGCCGGCGACCTTTCACCGTATGCCGCTCTGTTCCTCGGCGCCGGCTTGTATCGGCGCATGTACGAGCGACGGGACCTGCCGACCCGCAGGGCGTATTCGGTGAGTCTGCTCATCGACGGATCGGCATCGATGCTGCAGCGGTCCGGACACTGGCCGATGGCCGCAGCCACCCTCGGCGCGTGGACCCTCGCGCACCTCGCAGACGAGCTACAGGTCGAGTTCGAAGTCGCTCTCTTCAACCGTTCCTTCGCGGCCAGGGCGGACGATACCGAGCGATCGTTCACACAGCGTCGCCGCCGAACGATGGGAGGGCTGCGACAGTCCAGAGGCACCGACGCCCAGCGGCTCACGAACACGATCAACCACTATCTGATCAAGACCTTCGACGACTCATGGCGCGGCGCAGAGGACCTTCTTGCAGGGTTGTTCTGGGCGGCCATGGAACCGGCGAAGGCGGCGGCGTCCGCCCGACGCGACGAGGCCGGGGCCCCGCCCGTCTCCCTGTTCGACAAGGCGGCGAACGTCGACGAATACAACCTCGTGCACGCCGCCGAGCGGATGGCTCGACGGCGCAGCAACGTCCGAGTGCTCGTCGTGCTGTCCGATGGATTGACACGGGGTTCCGCCTCCGCCCTCGCCGCGACTGCTCGAGACATCGAGCGGACCGGCACGACCGTTCTCGGCATCGGAATCGGTGACGCTACGGTGCAAGACACCTACGGCCGTTTCGAGATAGCGGAACAACCCGAAGAACTGACCCGCGCCATGGTCGACGGCGTACGCGGAGCGTTGCGCCGGAGCCTCGCCCTCTGGGGTGTCGACACCTGGTGGGGTCGAGCAGCAAGAGCAGAACCCAAGGAGCCGACTCGTGGCTGA
- a CDS encoding rhomboid family intramembrane serine protease produces MTDEATIPVCYRHPNRRTRLRCASCGRPICPECSVDTPGGQKCPECARSTTKVIHGRAAVTTLPPVTAALLAINIGMFVLSYYLIPSLFVLLEQSNRLIHAGEWWRLVTGAFLHGGIMHIFFNMYALWLFGPQIERRVGSVSFAALYGASLLWGSAFFLIMVPAGVAIGASGAIFGLFGAWIAASYRVRHTPAGKRLFRQLIVLLGINMLLPFILPGVAWQAHVGGLIAGLVIVWGWQKIGMRRETASTRSAVAIAAAAVAVLLSVVAILLG; encoded by the coding sequence GTGACAGACGAAGCCACGATCCCGGTCTGCTATCGCCATCCGAACCGACGCACACGCCTTCGGTGCGCCTCTTGCGGCAGACCCATCTGTCCCGAGTGCTCCGTGGACACCCCGGGAGGACAAAAGTGCCCCGAATGCGCACGGTCCACCACGAAAGTGATCCACGGGCGCGCCGCGGTGACGACGCTGCCACCGGTCACCGCAGCACTCCTCGCGATCAACATCGGCATGTTCGTCCTGAGCTACTACCTCATACCCTCTCTGTTCGTCCTGCTCGAACAGAGCAACCGGTTGATCCATGCCGGCGAATGGTGGCGCCTCGTCACCGGTGCGTTCCTGCACGGTGGAATCATGCACATCTTCTTCAACATGTACGCACTCTGGCTCTTCGGTCCGCAGATCGAGCGACGGGTCGGTTCGGTTTCGTTCGCCGCCCTCTACGGCGCCTCACTGCTCTGGGGGTCGGCGTTCTTCCTGATCATGGTCCCCGCAGGAGTCGCGATCGGTGCGTCCGGCGCAATCTTCGGACTGTTCGGTGCATGGATCGCCGCTTCATACCGTGTGCGACACACGCCCGCGGGCAAGCGACTCTTCCGGCAGCTCATCGTGCTGCTTGGCATCAACATGCTCCTCCCATTCATCCTCCCCGGTGTGGCATGGCAGGCGCACGTGGGAGGGCTCATCGCCGGTCTGGTCATCGTGTGGGGCTGGCAGAAGATTGGAATGCGACGTGAAACGGCCAGTACACGGTCTGCGGTGGCGATTGCGGCTGCAGCCGTGGCCGTCTTGCTCTCCGTAGTGGCGATTCTGCTCGGCTGA
- a CDS encoding insulinase family protein: MSFDRTVLPNGLTVITEAMTEIRSVAVGIWVDTGARDELAGERGASHFLEHLLFKGTDELGSLEISRRFDAIGAEANAFTSKDSTCFWVRLLDEDLAEGLGLLAQMLQRPAFRPGDVDSERDVVIEEISMSDDDPGDLVHEQFFRAVFSGHPLEHPVLGSKDSVRALTPELLERYWRRRYRAGSTVLAVAGNVDHRHVVDLAGRFFGTWDGGSVAHSLEEAPTDPGVRVVRRETEQVHVVLGGRGLVRGDERRYAFGVLDSVLGGTASSRLFHTIREDRGLAYSVYSFRAAYADAGAYGVYAGTTPRNVGTVLDLLNRELASVARDGVTDEELARAKGGMRGSMALALEDPNSRMVRLGQEEIGGMEHLSVDQRIGRLNAITADDVHEVAETVLTGPRALGVVGPLDAADVERFL; this comes from the coding sequence ATGTCTTTCGATCGCACGGTGCTGCCCAACGGGCTGACGGTCATCACGGAGGCGATGACGGAGATTCGGTCTGTCGCAGTGGGAATCTGGGTCGATACGGGGGCCAGGGACGAGCTTGCGGGAGAGCGGGGAGCTTCGCATTTCCTCGAACACCTGCTCTTCAAAGGAACCGATGAACTCGGCTCGCTGGAGATCTCGCGACGGTTCGACGCGATAGGAGCCGAAGCGAACGCGTTCACCTCCAAAGACTCGACCTGTTTCTGGGTCCGACTCCTCGACGAGGACCTCGCCGAGGGCCTCGGGCTCTTGGCACAGATGTTGCAGCGGCCCGCGTTCCGTCCCGGCGACGTGGATTCGGAGCGGGACGTCGTGATCGAGGAGATCAGCATGAGCGACGACGATCCGGGAGACCTCGTCCACGAGCAGTTCTTCCGCGCCGTGTTCTCCGGGCATCCCCTGGAACACCCTGTGCTGGGGTCGAAAGACTCTGTCAGGGCGCTCACCCCCGAGCTGCTCGAACGATACTGGCGCCGTCGATACCGGGCGGGATCCACCGTGCTGGCGGTCGCCGGAAACGTCGATCACCGGCATGTCGTCGATCTCGCAGGGAGGTTCTTCGGAACGTGGGACGGCGGTTCCGTCGCGCATTCGTTGGAAGAAGCGCCTACCGACCCGGGGGTTCGGGTGGTCCGACGCGAGACGGAACAGGTACACGTCGTGCTGGGAGGCCGGGGGCTCGTCAGAGGTGACGAGCGCAGGTACGCGTTCGGGGTGTTGGACTCGGTGCTGGGTGGCACGGCATCGTCGCGGCTCTTCCACACGATTCGTGAGGACCGTGGACTGGCCTACTCGGTGTACAGCTTCCGCGCGGCGTACGCAGATGCCGGGGCCTACGGCGTGTACGCGGGAACCACGCCGCGCAATGTCGGCACGGTGCTCGACCTGCTCAACAGGGAACTCGCGAGCGTCGCACGCGACGGTGTCACCGACGAGGAGCTGGCGCGAGCGAAGGGCGGGATGCGCGGCTCCATGGCGCTCGCCCTCGAAGACCCGAACAGCCGTATGGTACGTCTCGGTCAGGAGGAGATCGGCGGGATGGAGCATCTCTCGGTGGATCAGCGGATTGGCCGGCTGAACGCGATCACGGCCGATGATGTGCACGAGGTGGCCGAAACGGTGTTGACGGGGCCGCGGGCCCTGGGAGTCGTCGGACCGTTGGATGCGGCAGATGTGGAGAGGTTTCTGTGA
- a CDS encoding 4-hydroxy-tetrahydrodipicolinate reductase, translated as MLKVGVSGAAGRMGRAVAAAIDADPELVVGGLFDPAGGEVGGMAISTDSDAIDGCDVVVEFTNPAVVMDNLATWRRMGVHAVVGTSGLTEDRIEVVRTSWGGGPPNCLIVPNFSIGAVLMMRFAEMAAPHFDAAEIVELHHDHKADAPSGTAVATASRIAGANPEQRRAVESSELVPGARGASIAGVRVHAVRLPGLLAHQEVLFGTAGEVLRIRHDTTDRSSFLPGVLLAIRRIGELPGVTVGLDALL; from the coding sequence ATGCTGAAGGTTGGTGTTTCTGGTGCGGCAGGTCGGATGGGTCGCGCGGTCGCCGCTGCGATCGATGCGGATCCGGAATTGGTCGTTGGTGGCCTGTTCGATCCGGCGGGCGGGGAGGTCGGGGGGATGGCGATCTCGACCGATTCGGACGCGATCGACGGGTGCGACGTCGTCGTCGAGTTCACGAATCCTGCCGTGGTGATGGACAATCTGGCAACCTGGCGGCGGATGGGTGTCCACGCGGTCGTCGGTACGTCAGGCTTGACCGAGGATCGGATCGAAGTGGTGAGAACGTCCTGGGGCGGCGGTCCTCCCAACTGTCTGATCGTGCCCAACTTCTCGATCGGGGCCGTGCTGATGATGCGATTCGCGGAGATGGCTGCGCCGCACTTCGACGCGGCCGAGATCGTCGAGCTGCACCATGATCACAAGGCAGATGCCCCATCGGGGACTGCTGTCGCCACGGCGTCACGAATTGCCGGAGCGAACCCCGAGCAGCGACGCGCCGTAGAGTCGAGTGAACTCGTACCCGGTGCCAGAGGCGCCTCGATCGCGGGTGTCCGCGTGCATGCGGTTCGGCTCCCTGGGCTGCTCGCCCACCAAGAGGTGCTGTTCGGCACCGCGGGCGAGGTGTTGCGAATCCGTCACGACACGACCGACAGGTCTTCGTTCCTGCCGGGCGTGCTGCTCGCGATCCGCAGGATCGGTGAGTTGCCAGGGGTCACGGTTGGCCTCGACGCACTCCTCTGA
- a CDS encoding peptidylprolyl isomerase, whose product MTIDLSKTHTATVHTNHGDIEIELFAEEAPQAVNNFMFLAEECFFDSTIFHRVVPGFVIQGGDPTGTGRGGPGYRFRDELDHPRSYTRGTVAMANSGPNTNGSQFFVCLKDVGLPHAYTIFGKVTGGMDVVDAIAATPLRGERPLEDAIIHSCDVSSG is encoded by the coding sequence ATCACGATCGACCTGTCGAAGACGCACACGGCGACGGTGCACACGAACCATGGCGATATCGAGATCGAGCTCTTCGCCGAGGAAGCCCCACAAGCCGTCAACAACTTCATGTTCCTCGCAGAGGAATGCTTCTTCGACAGCACGATCTTCCACCGTGTCGTGCCCGGCTTCGTCATCCAGGGAGGCGACCCGACCGGCACCGGCCGCGGAGGTCCCGGCTATCGCTTCCGGGACGAACTCGATCACCCGAGAAGCTACACACGGGGCACCGTGGCGATGGCAAACTCCGGCCCCAACACGAACGGATCCCAGTTCTTCGTCTGCCTCAAAGACGTGGGGCTCCCCCACGCCTACACGATCTTTGGCAAGGTGACCGGAGGCATGGACGTCGTCGACGCCATCGCGGCCACACCGCTGCGCGGCGAACGACCCCTCGAGGACGCCATCATCCATTCTTGTGACGTCTCGTCCGGTTAA